From a single Nymphaea colorata isolate Beijing-Zhang1983 chromosome 4, ASM883128v2, whole genome shotgun sequence genomic region:
- the LOC116252204 gene encoding probable plastid-lipid-associated protein 11, chloroplastic has protein sequence MEALFLHSSSPCPPSSLIFSSSRRIPVTRNLDASRIVKGRCGRPNSTSKSIAASVRESSRLARDDLLGLIADQERGIRTIGDESKRAQIVRAIDALGDEGKDTVTTGPSLSGTWRMLWTTEKEQLFIIRNARLFGTLAGDVLQVIDVEGRSLNNVITFPPSGVFFVRSGIQIASPQRVNFRFTSAVLRGSGWELPLPPFGQGWFESIYLDDMIRVAKDIRGDYLVVDRAPYSWKE, from the exons ATGGAAGCTCTCTTCCTGCATTCGTCTTCCCCATGTCCTCCgtcctctcttattttttctagCTCTCGCAGAATCCCCGTAACAAGAAATCTGGACGCCTCTAGAATCGTCAAAGGGAGATGCGGACGCCCTAATTCCACAAGCAAGTCGATCGCCGCGAGCGTCCGCGAGTCTTCCCGACTTGCCCGGGACGATCTGCTGGGCCTGATTGCCGACCAGGAGAGGGGGATCCGGACGATCGGCGACGAGTCGAAGAGGGCGCAGATCGTCCGGGCGATTGACGCCCTCGGCGACGAGGGGAAGGACACGGTGACGACGGGGCCGTCGCTCTCCGGAACGTGGAGGATGCTGTGGACGACGGAGAAGGAGCAGCTGTTCATCATCCGAAACGCTCGCCTGTTCGGGACACTCGCCGGCGACGTCCTGCAGGTGATCGACGTCGAGGGCCGCAGTCTCAACAATGTCATCACGTTTCCTCCGTCGGGAGTCTTCTTCGTCCGCTCCGGCATCCAGATCGCGTCTCCACAGAGGGTGAATTTCAG ATTCACAAGTGCCGTTTTGCGAGGTTCAGGCTGGGAGCTTCCTTTGCCCCCTTTTGGACAAGGATG GTTTGAATCTATCTATCTAGACGACATGATCCGCGTTGCCAAGGATATTCGGGGAGATTATTTGGTTGTTGACCGTGCTCCTTATAGCTGGAAAGAATGA
- the LOC116253270 gene encoding uncharacterized protein LOC116253270: MAGEEEEEEEKIAAFNLVKKSDTCERCDGSTAAWLMENAPASPSPICSPSRLSCSSPRELLLPRASTELPVLSCRRSQSTCVTSDNNGSQNDKTGAGKEKRRFSFSRCSYQHKLRHYGFYPKKFIGRNVIDRAVASEVKPGRHANPLPIRTRGVTFCNEFDINSSADNRSRDSNVDSESQDMSLSPTSEEQRDIPRVSFASELTVSEGGYLDSGGSTFESSRNESLVDGDGDFPSPCSKRHGRCFPHSALNSEKKDSADKLNVWKQAQTEKLVTSLRKKEGAINAWEAEQTNKARTHMTQIENKLEKKRLKSFTKMQKIISNVQKKAEEKKVKERRICLRKISKLNTVSTKFSASRKLPWLLLFF, encoded by the exons ATggctggagaagaagaagaagaagaagaaaagattgcAGCCTTCAATCTCGTCAAGAAATCAGATACGTGCGAGAGATGTGACGGGTCGACCGCAGCTTGGCTCATGGAGAACGCCCCTGCCTCTCCATCTCCCATCTGTAGTCCTAGCCGCTTATCTTGCTCGAGCCCAAGGGAGCTCCTCCTCCCTCGGGCTTCAACCGAGCTTCCTGTTCTTTCATGCCGAAGGAGCCAG AGCACCTGTGTTACATCAGACAATAACGGGTCACAAAATGATAAAACAGGAGCAGGGAAAGAGAAGAGACGGTTTTCTTTCTCTAGATGCTCTTACCAGCACAAGCTGCGGCATTACGGTTTCTACCCGAAGAAGTTTATAGGAAGAAATGTCATAGATCGAGcag TTGCTTCTGAAGTCAAACCAGGCCGCCATGCAAATCCTTTACCTATCCGAACAAGAGGAGTGACTTTCTGCAATGAATTTGATATCAATTCTTCAGCAGATAACCGGTCAAGAGATTCCAATGTTGATAGTGAATCGCAGGATATGAGCTTGTCTCCTACTAGTGAAGAGCAAAGGGACATTCCAAGGGTTTCTTTTGCATCTGAGCTCACTG TTTCTGAAGGAGGGTATTTGGATAGCGGTGGAAGTACATTTGAGAGCTCAAGGAATGAAAGTCTAGTAGACGGCGACGGTGATTTTCCTTCCCCATGCAGCAAACGTCATGGGAGATGCTTTCCACATTCTGCTCTAAACAGTGAAAAGAAGGACTCGGCTGACAAGCTTAACGTATGGAAGCAAGCACAGACTGAAAAGCTTGTTActag TTTAAGGAAGAAGGAAGGTGCCATCAATGCATGGGAAGCTGAGCAGACCAACAAAGCCAGAACCCACATGACGCAAATTGAG aataaattggaaaagaaaaggttgaagTCATTCACAAAGATGCAGAAGATCATCAGCAATGTCCAAAAGAAGGCCGAGGAGAAAAAGGTCAAAGAGAGGAGAATCTGCTTGAGGAAGATCTCGAAGCTCAACACTGTGTCTACGAAGTTCAGTGCTTCTCGCAAGCTTCCATGGCTGCTCTTGTTTTTCTGA